Part of the Flavobacterium sp. MDT1-60 genome, TCTAACAGCAATTTTATTAACTATTTTAAATAACTATAATCAGTCAAAAGATATCATTAGAAATCCTTTGCGGTTTACAATTATTAGTTTGGTTTTGGTAAGCATTATTTTTTTGTTTTATGGATTATATGATTTTACGTTACTTTATCTAAACCATAATTTTGTAGTGGAAGATAACATTCCTGTTACTATCCTTCTATTGTTAATTGCATTAAGCGCAACACTTGTAATTGGATTGATAAAGAACAAAATATAAGATTACCAATTCTTCAAATTCCTCTTATTAATACTAAGTTACTCTGGTAGATATACCGAATTCAGGTAGTGGCAACGATAAGCAAAAAAATAAAACTATATTATCAAGTTAATAGTAATATTATAAAAACCAAATGGAAAAAAACATTTTTAAAAGTACAGTAAGTTTTTTACCAATAGGATTTGGTTTGATTGGTGCATCTTTCTTTTTTGCAATATCATATTATTTATCATCAGGATTCACAAAACCTGAATCTTCAACTAATGGAGACTTAATTGCTTTTTGTATACTTATTGGTGTATTTTGTTTTTTTGGTTTATTGTCCTTATTTATGATTTTCAACATAAAAACAATTACTCTGACAAACAAAAATTTAGTTATTGAGAGGCCTTTATTGTTTTTGAAATTTGTAATTCCATTAGAAAATATTCAAAATATACATGAAGAAGATTATGAAATTAATTCGGCAGCTAATAGCCGAAAAATAACTGTTTATAAAGGAGAAAAAATGACAATTGAAATTCAAAAAGGTAAAAAAATAGTATTTACATCATTTGAAATTTCAGAGTATGATGATTTAGCTCAGTATTTGAAAAATATAGAATTCAATATAACCGATAATGCAATCATTAAAAAGGATTATTCAAACAAGTCTAAAGTTTATTCCTGGCTTTTATTTATCTTTATCTTAACTATAATCCTAATTTACCAGTTACTAAAATCGAGATAAAATTGCTAAATAACGTTTAAAATAATTTTTATAACTTTCAAACGACTCATCAAAAAACATAAAAAATGAAACCACAAGTTCGAATCCTAATTTACTCCATACTATTCTTTTTATACCTTTCTTCTACTCCCCTTTTATTAACGTTGGGTGAAAAATTAAAAACCGATCCTTTTATTACTTTAGGCTTTGGTTTTGCTTTATTAAATATTGCTTATGCTTTCTTCGCTTTAAAATGGACTGTTTTACTAAATGTAATCTGTGCTATTGCAATTGCGGCTTTAGCCTTATTTTTAGCTTTGAAGTTTACCAATTTACATCTGTTTTTAAATTACGATCCTTATCAGGTTAAAACCGCAATACTAGCAAATGCTGTTTTCTCGATTATATTTTGGGAAATTGTTTATCAGGTAAAAATTAGAAAACATACTACACGTTAGACGCACTACTGTGCGTCTCTACAATAATCTTTGTACGGAATAAACTATTGAGATTATCCTCTATATAAATCCGCAGACGTGCACAGCCATACGTCTTCGCTTCTATTTAATTTAAAATTCGTAAATTTAGTACACGACTATTATTTAATGGTGGGAATTAAGTTTAATTTTTTAAAAATTAATGGTATGAAAACTAAAAAAATATGGGCTAATTTGGCAGTAGAAGACTTAGCACGAACTACCAAATTTTATAGCGAACTGGGTTTTAAACCAAATGGTACAAACGAAGAATTGACCAGTTTTTGTTTTGGAGATGATAATTTTATAATTCATTTTTTTATAAAAGAAAGATTTAAATGGGCGGTGAATGACGAGGCTTCCGATTTAAAGCAGGGCAATGAAATTATATTTTCGCTTTCGGCTGAAAGTGTAGATGAAGTGCTTCAGCGATTATTGGCTGTTAAAAATGCCGGTGGAAGAATTTTTGCTGAACCTCAAAATTTTGAAAAAGGCTATTTCTTTGGATTCTCAGATCCTGATGGTCACAAATTTAATGTGTTGTATTGGCCGAAATAAGATGGAACCATAGCAAGACATTTTGGCGGAATTACTTTGTTCTTCGCAAAGTGATGCCCATTTTTTCTGTGAAATACTAAATTTCTACACTAGCCCCGATGGGAGGGAAAATCTTTTTGTGGTGGGGTTCACCACAAAAAATTGGAAGGAACAGCGGGACGGGTCGTTCTTATGAAAACGAAAATTTCTGCTTCTAAAAATTAAAATCCTAAATGTAATACCAGTCGTTTTTCATTCAAAAAAAAGATGTAATACAATTTCAAAACTAATATATTTACGCCTTCAAATCAATAGGTCTTTAGAATGAAAAAAATTACCGTTTTCTTTTCAATATTATTTTTAGCGCTTTCTTCTTGTGGCGTAAAAACCACGCAATCCTTAATTAGCGATGGGAATTATGATGCTGCAATAGATAAAGCTGTAGAGGCTTTAAAAACTAAAAAAGAGGCGAAAGGAAAACAGGATTATGTTTATTTGCTCGAAGAGGCGTTTGCAAAAGCGAAAGACAGGGATTTGCGTGATCTTGATTTGCTGGCGAAAGATGCCAATCCGGCGAATTCAGAACGTGTTTATAATACGTATTTGCAATTGAATAATCGTCAGGAGAAAATTAGGCCTTTACTGCCTTTGCCGTTACTTAAGCAAGGCAAAAATGCTTCTTTTGCATTTGATAATTATTCGGATCAGATTGTAAAGAGTAAAAATGCATTGTCGAAATATTTGTATGGAAATGCATCTGCGCTTTTAAAATCGAGTAACAAACTGGATTTTAGAAAAGCCTACAATGACTTATCTTATTTGGAAAGTATTAATCCGGGATATCAAAATACTAAAAAACTGATGGATGATGCACAATTTAAAGGAACTGATTTTGTAGATGTTTATGCTAAAAATCAAACCAATATGGTGATTCCGAAACAACTTCAGGATGATTTATTGGATATTAAGACTTACGGATTAAATGATAAATGGACGGTTTATCATAGCGCCAGACAAAAAATGTAAAGTACGATTATAGTTTGATTGTAAATTTTGTACAAATTAATATCTCGCCTGAGCAAATTAAGGAAAAAGAATTCATCAAAGAAAGACAAGTTAAAGATGGTGTAAAAACGCTTTTGGACAGCAGAGGCAGACCTGTGAAAGATAGTCTTGGTAAGGAAATAAAAGTGGATAACTACAGAACACTTCGTGCCAATATATACGAGTTTAGACAATTTAAATCGTGCCAGGTTACGGCAAAAGTGGATTACGTAGACAGTAAGACAAATGCTTTGCTGCAATCGTTTCCGATAACAAGCGAATTTATTTTTGAGAATATTTATTCGACTTACAAAGGAGATAAAAGCGCTTGCGAAGACAATTATATGAGTTATTTTAATAAACGCGCTGTGCCATTTCCGAATAATGAACAAATGGTTTATGACACTGGTGAAGATTTAAAAGCCAGACTTAAGGATATTATTGTTAAGAACAGGTTTAGGGGGTAATTTAGAAGCATAAAAAAAGTAATATATTAAGACGTACAATTTGTGCGTCTTTTTTTTGTAGAAAATTTAAAGTACGCTTTAGAAATTTACTGAAGAATAAAATATTTTAAAAAAATCACAAAAATATTTTGCGCAACCAAAAAGTTGCTTATATTTGCAACTAATTAGTTGCAAATATAAATGATTCAAAAATGAACAGAGACATTTTTCAGGCCATTGCCGATCCGACCCGACGAGCAATTTTAGTATTGGTTGCCACAAACGCTTTGACACCAAATGCCATTGCGGAGCAATTTAATACGACGAGACAAGCCGTTTCTAAACACATTAAAATTCTCAATGAATGCGAATTATTAGCCGAGAAGAAAGTCGGAAGAGAAATCTATTACCAGCTAAAAATTGACAAAATGAAAGAAATTGACAAATGGTTAGAACAGTTTAAGGAAATTTGGGAAAGCCGTTTCAGTCAATTAGATCAAGTATTAATGAATCTTAAAGCTAAAGAAAATGAAATCTAATCTATTGATGAATTTTACCGTAGACAAAGAAAACAGCACGGTAAACGTAAAACGCGAATTTAACGCTCCACTTGCTGATGTTTGGTCGGCCTGGACACAACCGGAAATATTAGACCAATGGTGGGCGCCGGCTCCGTGGAAAGCCAGAACAAAAAGCATGGATTTCAAGGAAGGCGGAAGAAGACTGTACGCCATGGTTGGCCCTGAGGGCGAAGAGCATTGGGCTATAGCCGATTTTACTTCGATTACGCCTAAATCTAACTTTAAATATCTGGATGCTTTTAGCGACAGCGAGGGAAACTTAAACAAAGATTTTCCGCGTTCTGACTGGAATGTAAATTTCTCTGAACAAGGAACTTCTACCATTGTTGATATTGCGATTAAACATGAAAACCTTTCTGATTTGGAAAAAATCATTGAAATGGGTTTCAAAGAAGGCTTCACTATTGCTATGGAAGGTTTGGATGAAATTTTTGCTTCGAGAGGAAAGTAAAATTTATTATTATATTTTATGGAATCCCGTTTCGATTGAAGTGGGATTTTTTTTGCTATTTATTTTAAATCCTTACATTTATATTTCAAAATTCGCTTTCACTTTTTAATTTTGAAAAACATTACAATGACAATCTCAGAAGAAAATAAATTAGATAATCCGGTTTGGTATTCTTTAACAGAAAACCATCGGGAATTTGCTATTGATTATGGAAATACTAAGTTTTATAATCCGGATTATTGTCCGTTTGGAAGCTTTACCCATTTAGAAAATACGGCCATTGCAACCAAAGAATATTCGGCCTTAATCGATAATTTCTTTATTGTTGGTGAAAAGCCTGAAATAGCTTCTACTTTAAAGATTGCAAAAGAATTGGTTTGTCTTCAAATGATTATTAATGAAAAAATTCAACTTCCAATAGAATCCGAAATCGTCAAATTGACTGTAGAGCATAATGAAATTTTATGTGATTTGGTTAATTTAGTACAGCCTGGTTATTTTAAAAACAAAACTATGATGCTTGGAGATTATTACGGAATTTTTAAAGACAATCAATTAATCGCCATTACTGGTGAGCGTATGAAAATGAATTGTTTTACCGAACTAAGTGCGATAATTACACATCCTGATCATACCGGAAAAGGTTATGCCAAACAACTTATTACTCATGTTGTAAATGCTATTTTTGATCAGAACAAAATTCCATTTTTGCATGTTGCAGAACATAATATCGGTGCTGTCTCCTTATATGAGAAGCTGGGTTTTAGTACAAGACGTAAAATGAGTTTCTGGAATATTACCAAATAAAAGTCGAGCTTACTGACCGCTGATTTAACCACAAAGTTCGCAAGAGTTTTACGCAAGGTTCGCTAAGCTTTATGCGTAAATTAATCTCGCAAAGACGCAGAGCCGCAAAGAAAACTTAAAAAGAAAAACTTTGCGACTTTGCGTCTTTGCGAGATTTTTTTTCTACCCTAGCCAGCCATCACGATCCAAACTTCTGTATTGAATGGCCTCGGCTATGTGTTGAGAGATTACTGTTGGTGCGGCGTCTAAGTCGGCTATGGTTCGAGCTACTTTCAGGATTCTGTCGTACGCTCTTGCGGAGAGGTTTAGACGTTCCATGGCGGTTTTTAATAATTCTTTTGATTGCTCGTCTAATGCGCAATACTCCCGAATTAATTTGCTGCTCATTTGTGCATTATAATGTATGTTTTCGATTTCTTCGAATCGTTTGGTTTGAATTTCTCTGGCCGCGGTAACACGTTTTCTGATTTCGACGCTACTTTCGGCTTTTCGGTCATCGGCCAATTTCTCGAATGGAACAGGTGTTACTTCTATATGAATGTCGATTCGGTCTAATAAGGGGCCGGAAATTTTGCTCAAATAGCGTTGCATTTCGTGTGGAGAAGAAGTATTGGGCATACTTGGATCGTTGAAAAAACCACTCGGACTCGGATTCATACTCGCCACTAACATAAATGACGATGGATATGTAACCGTGAATTTTGCACGTGAAATCGTTACTTCACGATCTTCAAGCGGCTGACGCATCACTTCTAAAACATCGCGTTTGAATTCCGGCAATTCATCTAAAAATAAAACGCCATTATGCGCCATTGAGATTTCGCCGGGTTGCGGATAACTTCCGCCTCCAACTAAAGCCACATTTGAAATAGTATGATGCGGACTACGAAACGGCCGTTGATTCATTAAACCAACTTCTTTTAATTTTCCGGCCACACTGTGAATTTTAGTTGTTTCAAGAGCTTCACGCAAGGTCATTGGTGGTAAAATACTCGGAACCCTTTTCGCTAACATTGTTTTTCCTGCTCCCGGTGGACCGATTAAAATAATATTATGACCTCCGGCCGCTGCTATTTCCATGCAACGTTTAATACTTTCCTGTCCACGAACATCAGAAAAATCAAATTCGGGAAAATCTAAGGTTTTATAAAACTCGGCTCTGGTATCAATAACTGTAGGTTTTAGATCTCCTTTTCCATTAAAAAAGTTAATTACTTCCTGCAAATTGGTAACACCATACACATCCAAACCAGCAACAATGGCGGCTTCTTTTACATTCTGGATCGGAAGAAAAAAGCCTTTATACCCTTCTTCTTTGGCTTTTATGGCAATCGGCAATGCTCCGCGAATAGGCTGCAAACTTCCGTCTAAAGAAAGTTCACCCATAATAATATATTGTTCTATTTCGGGCGCTTTGATCTGATCTGAACCAACTAATATTCCCATTGCTAAAGGTAAATCATAAGCAGAACCTTCTTTCCGAAGGTCGGCGGGTGCCATATTAATGGTTATCTTTTTTCCAGGAAAATTTAATCCGTTATTTTTAAGAGCAGCTGCAATCCTGAAACTGCTTTCCTTAATAGCACTATCCGGCAAACCAACTAAGTGTAAACCAATACCTTTGTCCATATGAACCTCGATGGTGATGGTAGTTGCTTCTACTCCAAAAACCGCACTTCCGTAAACTTTTACTAACATAATTTCAAATTCATTAAATGTTTTTAAATCTAATGAAAATAATTATGTTGTAACTATTTTACTACAAAAAAAATATATTTTTAAAAAGGCAACTTAATCTGAACCTTAATTTCTTCCACAATCTTACTCAAATCCAAACTATTCTGATGTGACCAAAGTTCGCTTTCAATCTGATTATTTCTAATACATTTATGACATTCGATCGCTTCATGAGCATATCCCTTGCCCAGATTTGGAAGACTACACACTTCCTCCTGATTATTTTTTACAATCGAATATCCATCAGCCACAAACCATGGAGCATTCAGTTGAATATTTCCTTGGGTTCCTCCTATAACGGCTTTCATATCAGATTCAGAATTTATTGACGCGTGTAAAATAGCCTGTGCTTTTTCATAATGCAAAATCATAGAAGTCTGCAAATCAATTCCGTTATTACTATAAACCGATTTCGCAATAATTTCTTTTGGAATTCCGAGCATTAAATAGGAGAGAAATAAGGGATAAACGCCAATATCAAAAAGAGCTCCTCCACCTAATTTTTTATCGAAAAGCCTTCCTCCTTCTTTTTCATCAGCATAAAAATTAAAATCAGCCTTTACATAATTTACGTCGCCGATGATTCCCTGATTTACTTTTTCTAAAACTTCTTTTACAGACGGAATAAAACGCGTCCAGAAAGCTTCCATAAAAAATCTATTGTACTTTTTAGAGGCTTCAGTCATACGAACCGCATCTTTATAAGAAAGCGCCATTGGCTTTTCGCATAAAACATGTTTGCCATTTTCTAATGCCTTAATAGACAATTCGGCATGGGAATCGTGTGGTGTTGCGATATAAACAATATCAACCTGATCATCAGCAAAAAGTGCTTCATAGGAATCGTATGCTTTTGGACAATTGTACTGATTTGCAAAATCCCTTGCTTTTTCGATACTTCGTGAAGCCACTGCAACTAAATTAGCATCTTCTATCAATACTAAATCGGCTGCAAATTGATTTGCTATATTTCCCAAGCCAATAATTCCCCAATTTATTCTATTATTATTTCCCATAACGTCCATTTTACACTTCTAATCAAAAGGTTAACTTACAAGCTTACTAAAATAGAGAAAAAAGAGTAGCAAAAACAAAACGGATATAACATATATTTCATATTTTTAGCAAAAATTTACCCAATTACATATGAAAAAAGCCTTACTCCTACTCTTTTTGAGTGTTTTTTTAACAAAAACGTATGCTCAAGACTACTTCCCTGTTAATGAAAGTGTGCATAACAAAAGCAAAAATTACACTGTTTTTACAAATGCCACCATTTATGTTACCCCAACTCAAAAAATCGAAAAAGGAACTTTATTGATCCAGGACGGTAAGGTTGTTGCAGTTGGAAATGCTGTATCCATTCCGAAAAATGCTATTACGATAGATTTACAAGGAAAAACAATTTACCCGTCTTTTATTGATATTTATACCAGTTTTGGAATTGAAAAACCAAAAGCAAATATCACTCCGGGACGAAATCGAAATCCGTTGTACGATACAAAAAGAGTTGGTTATTACTGGAATGAAAGTGTTCGTCCGGAAATCAATGTTTACGAAACTTTTAAATACGACCAGCCAAAAGCGGATGAATTATTAAAAGCTGGTTTTGGTGTTGTTGGAACTCATATTCCAGACGGAATTGCGCAAGGAACCGGAGCTTTGATTGCCCTGAATAATGAGGACAACAGTAAACAAATCATCGCAAATAAATTAACCAATCATTTATCTTTCTCAAAAAGCGCCCTTACAAATCAGACCTATCCAAGCTCTTTGATGGGTTCTATGGCTTTATTGCGTCAGATGTATTTAGATTTAGACTGGTACAAAAAAGGAAATTCTGAAACTAAAGACTTATCATTAGAAGCTTTGGCAAACAATGAAAAACTGGTTCAGATATTTACTTCTGAAGATAAATTAAACAGTTTAAGAGCGGCCAAAATCGCTAAAGAATTTGGCTTAAACTATGTTTTAAAAGGAAGCGGGAATGAATTTGAAAGAATTGAGGAAATTAAAGCCACTAACGCTAAATTCATTATTCCGATAAGTTTCCCTGAAGCTTATGATGTTTCAAATCCATATTTATCAAACCAAATCGAATTGACTGATATGCGTTTCTGGAATCAGGCACCGACAAATCTTAAAGTACTTTCTGATAATGGAATTGTATTTGCCCTGACGACAGACAAATTAAAAAAGATTGAAGACTTCAAACCAAATCTTCTAAAAGCCATAAAATTAGGTTTTGATAAAACGAAAGCTTTAGAGGCTTTGACTACAATTCCGGCTGCTATTTTAGGAAAAAGCGACGAAGTGGGTAGTTTGAAAGTAGGTACTTATGCCAATTTCATCATTACTTCCGGTGAAGTTTTTGACGAGAAAACGGTTTTATATGAAAACTGGGTTCAGGGATCTAAATTTATTGTAAACGATCTTAGCGCCAAAGATATCCGTGGAAATTACGACTTAACCGTTGGAAAAGATACTTATAAATGGAAAATTGACGGAACTGCTGATGCTCAAAAATCTGAAGTAACTACTGTTGATGCCAAAAAGGTAAAAAGCACTTTTTCTATTGCTAAAAACTGGATTTCATTGGTGATCAAACCTGCAGATACGATCAAATCTAATTATACACGTTTAACCGGATTCATCGAAAAAGCAGACGCTTTATCTGGAAAAGCAGTTTTATCAAACGGAGACGAATTGCTTTGGACTGCTGTAAAAACGAGTCCGTTTGTCGTTGCAAAAGATTCATCTAAAGTAGAAAAACCACTTGCAGTTATGCCGGTTACCTATCCGAATGTTGCTTTTGGTGATACTAAAAAACAAACTGCCCAAACTTTATTATTTAAAAACGCTACGGTTTGGACAAATGAAAAAGACG contains:
- a CDS encoding Gfo/Idh/MocA family protein gives rise to the protein MGNNNRINWGIIGLGNIANQFAADLVLIEDANLVAVASRSIEKARDFANQYNCPKAYDSYEALFADDQVDIVYIATPHDSHAELSIKALENGKHVLCEKPMALSYKDAVRMTEASKKYNRFFMEAFWTRFIPSVKEVLEKVNQGIIGDVNYVKADFNFYADEKEGGRLFDKKLGGGALFDIGVYPLFLSYLMLGIPKEIIAKSVYSNNGIDLQTSMILHYEKAQAILHASINSESDMKAVIGGTQGNIQLNAPWFVADGYSIVKNNQEEVCSLPNLGKGYAHEAIECHKCIRNNQIESELWSHQNSLDLSKIVEEIKVQIKLPF
- a CDS encoding SRPBCC domain-containing protein gives rise to the protein MKSNLLMNFTVDKENSTVNVKREFNAPLADVWSAWTQPEILDQWWAPAPWKARTKSMDFKEGGRRLYAMVGPEGEEHWAIADFTSITPKSNFKYLDAFSDSEGNLNKDFPRSDWNVNFSEQGTSTIVDIAIKHENLSDLEKIIEMGFKEGFTIAMEGLDEIFASRGK
- a CDS encoding amidohydrolase family protein, yielding MKKALLLLFLSVFLTKTYAQDYFPVNESVHNKSKNYTVFTNATIYVTPTQKIEKGTLLIQDGKVVAVGNAVSIPKNAITIDLQGKTIYPSFIDIYTSFGIEKPKANITPGRNRNPLYDTKRVGYYWNESVRPEINVYETFKYDQPKADELLKAGFGVVGTHIPDGIAQGTGALIALNNEDNSKQIIANKLTNHLSFSKSALTNQTYPSSLMGSMALLRQMYLDLDWYKKGNSETKDLSLEALANNEKLVQIFTSEDKLNSLRAAKIAKEFGLNYVLKGSGNEFERIEEIKATNAKFIIPISFPEAYDVSNPYLSNQIELTDMRFWNQAPTNLKVLSDNGIVFALTTDKLKKIEDFKPNLLKAIKLGFDKTKALEALTTIPAAILGKSDEVGSLKVGTYANFIITSGEVFDEKTVLYENWVQGSKFIVNDLSAKDIRGNYDLTVGKDTYKWKIDGTADAQKSEVTTVDAKKVKSTFSIAKNWISLVIKPADTIKSNYTRLTGFIEKADALSGKAVLSNGDELLWTAVKTSPFVVAKDSSKVEKPLAVMPVTYPNVAFGDTKKQTAQTLLFKNATVWTNEKDGILTETDVLIKNGKIAAVGKNLSDAGATVIDSKGKHITSGIIDEHSHIAISKGVNESGHNSTAEVTIQDVVNSEDINIYRDLAGGVTISQLLHGSANPIGGRSAIVKWKWGSSPDEMLYKNQPKFIKFALGENVKQANWGIDNPTRFPQTRMGVEQVFTDYFQLAKEYDESWKKFNAGSKKGKAPRVDLELQTLAEILNKERFITCHSYIESEILMLMNVADKFNFRVNTFTHILEGYKVADKMKEHGVGASTFSDWWAYKFEVNDAIPFNGPIMHNAGLVVAYNSDDAEMSRRLNQEAAKAVKYGNISEEDAWKFVTLNPAKLLHIDDKVGSLKVGKDADVVLWSDNPLSIYTKAEKTIIEGVVYFDIEKDAQKQLAITKERSELIGQMLQEKNKGNGTQQPTRKEKKEYHCDTLEQL
- a CDS encoding YifB family Mg chelatase-like AAA ATPase, with amino-acid sequence MLVKVYGSAVFGVEATTITIEVHMDKGIGLHLVGLPDSAIKESSFRIAAALKNNGLNFPGKKITINMAPADLRKEGSAYDLPLAMGILVGSDQIKAPEIEQYIIMGELSLDGSLQPIRGALPIAIKAKEEGYKGFFLPIQNVKEAAIVAGLDVYGVTNLQEVINFFNGKGDLKPTVIDTRAEFYKTLDFPEFDFSDVRGQESIKRCMEIAAAGGHNIILIGPPGAGKTMLAKRVPSILPPMTLREALETTKIHSVAGKLKEVGLMNQRPFRSPHHTISNVALVGGGSYPQPGEISMAHNGVLFLDELPEFKRDVLEVMRQPLEDREVTISRAKFTVTYPSSFMLVASMNPSPSGFFNDPSMPNTSSPHEMQRYLSKISGPLLDRIDIHIEVTPVPFEKLADDRKAESSVEIRKRVTAAREIQTKRFEEIENIHYNAQMSSKLIREYCALDEQSKELLKTAMERLNLSARAYDRILKVARTIADLDAAPTVISQHIAEAIQYRSLDRDGWLG
- a CDS encoding helix-turn-helix transcriptional regulator gives rise to the protein MNRDIFQAIADPTRRAILVLVATNALTPNAIAEQFNTTRQAVSKHIKILNECELLAEKKVGREIYYQLKIDKMKEIDKWLEQFKEIWESRFSQLDQVLMNLKAKENEI
- a CDS encoding VOC family protein gives rise to the protein MKTKKIWANLAVEDLARTTKFYSELGFKPNGTNEELTSFCFGDDNFIIHFFIKERFKWAVNDEASDLKQGNEIIFSLSAESVDEVLQRLLAVKNAGGRIFAEPQNFEKGYFFGFSDPDGHKFNVLYWPK
- a CDS encoding GNAT family N-acetyltransferase — translated: MTISEENKLDNPVWYSLTENHREFAIDYGNTKFYNPDYCPFGSFTHLENTAIATKEYSALIDNFFIVGEKPEIASTLKIAKELVCLQMIINEKIQLPIESEIVKLTVEHNEILCDLVNLVQPGYFKNKTMMLGDYYGIFKDNQLIAITGERMKMNCFTELSAIITHPDHTGKGYAKQLITHVVNAIFDQNKIPFLHVAEHNIGAVSLYEKLGFSTRRKMSFWNITK